One window from the genome of Nicotiana tomentosiformis chromosome 5, ASM39032v3, whole genome shotgun sequence encodes:
- the LOC138892066 gene encoding protein FLOWERINGUS T-like, translated as MPRIDPLIVGRVVGDVLDPFTRSVDLRVVYNNREVNNACGLKPSQIVTQPRVQIGGDDLRNFYTLVMVDPDAPSPSNPNLREYLHWLVTDIPATTDTSFGKSSYITDHELLLCTKIHSA; from the exons ATGCCAAGAATAGATCCTTTGATAGTTGGTCGTGTGGTAGGAGATGTTTTAGATCCATTCACAAGGTCTGTTGATCTTAGAGTGGTTTACAATAATAGGGAAGTCAACAATGCATGTGGCTTGAAACCTTCTCAAATTGTTACGCAACCTAGGGTTCAAATTGGAGGGGATGATCTTCGCAACTTTTACACTCTG GTTATGGTGGATCCTGATGCTCCAAGCCCAAGCAACCCTAACCTGAGGGAGTATCTACACTG GCTGGTCACAGATATCCCAGCAACTACAGATACAAGCTTTGGTAAATCCTCCTATATTACAGATCATGAGTTGCTTCTTTGTACTAAAATCCATTCTGCATAA